The proteins below come from a single Aptenodytes patagonicus chromosome 2, bAptPat1.pri.cur, whole genome shotgun sequence genomic window:
- the LOC143156778 gene encoding uncharacterized protein LOC143156778 isoform X1: MTTNPIQLCGCDSTSHHAVLGVCCCHVRRGVRDSDYTRCRRSKSFYKRLAEVSQSLALVLVGDFNFPNVCWKYNTAERKQSRRFLECVEDNFLTQLEKNMVLDHLYEEDLCNT, translated from the exons GTGGTTGTGACTCTACTTCACACCACGCAGTCCTCGGTGTCTGCTGCTGTCATGTGAGGCGTGGGGTGCGAGACAGTGATTACACCAGATGTCGCAGGAGCAAAT cattctacaagcggctggcagaagtctctcaatcgctagcccttgttctcgtgggggacttcaacttcccgaatgtttgctggaaatacaacacggcagagaggaagcagtctagaaggttcctggagtgtgtggaagacaacttcctgacacagctg gaaaagaaCATGGTTTTAGATCATCTGTATGAGGAGGACCTATGTAACACATGA
- the LOC143156778 gene encoding uncharacterized protein LOC143156778 isoform X2, whose amino-acid sequence MTTNPIQLCGCDSTSHHAVLGVCCCHVRRGVRDSDYTRCRRSKSFYKRLAEVSQSLALVLVGDFNFPNVCWKYNTAERKQSRRFLECVEDNFLTQLVPPS is encoded by the exons GTGGTTGTGACTCTACTTCACACCACGCAGTCCTCGGTGTCTGCTGCTGTCATGTGAGGCGTGGGGTGCGAGACAGTGATTACACCAGATGTCGCAGGAGCAAAT cattctacaagcggctggcagaagtctctcaatcgctagcccttgttctcgtgggggacttcaacttcccgaatgtttgctggaaatacaacacggcagagaggaagcagtctagaaggttcctggagtgtgtggaagacaacttcctgacacagctg GTACCACCATCATGA